The Scyliorhinus canicula chromosome 21, sScyCan1.1, whole genome shotgun sequence region TACACTCGCTGGCAACAGAATAAGTATTCACAGAAGAACTGGTGAACTTAAACATGCCAAAAGAAAACCTAAAAAGCATTTTTGCTTTGGATTTTCCAAAATACTTGTGCAGTAGAACACAACGACCGGGATTTTCCGCTTCCATTCACATTGGGCAGACTTGGCGGCGCGAGTGAAAAATATCGTAAGACCTCCTTCGATGCATTCAAACTGGCGGGAGCAGCTCTACGTCGTCAAGAGTGGGAGCGGCAGGGGAGAGTGGGTTCACGGGCAATTCTGAACAGCAATGTACTCGAGGCAGCCTCCTGGTGTAGGGCCGTGGCCTTCTTTTTTGAAGGTGTGCATAGAGGGGGcctggagtggagtggggggatgtGATGGGGAGGACAGCACGGACTGTTGGTTCCACACGatcttggggtgggggttggaaagAGGTGGGGTAGACGAGGGAAAGGTGAATGGAAAAACGTGTCAATGATCAGTACCCCATTGCAGCTGAGACTGTTCAGCTTGAACTCAATTGACTTGCTCGAAGTCAGACATGCAATTGTCCCACTTAAGCAGCAGTTGTTTGATGGTGCCAGTGTTTACTGCACTTGGCACATGGACGTCCAGATTCAATGACTGCTGTGCTGTGGCTGGATCACTCTCGACTCAGTAAGTAACCCTTAGAAAGGTTGCCAAAGATAGTGCTCCTAATCCTTGACTCTGTGCTGAAGTACCTATTGACAAGttccacactcccccaccccctcaccccaccacttgGTCAAGCAGAGCACAAGGCCTTGGAGTGAAGCTTTGGACAATGCTCAGAATTCAGTAGAGTTGCCAAAGCTGTGACCactcagacatagaacatagaacatagaacaggacagcacagaacaggcccttcggccctcgatgttgtgccgaacaatgatcaccctacttaaacccacataacccgtatacccgtaacacaacaatccccccattaaccttacactacgggcaatttagcatggccaatccacctaacccgcacatctttggactgtgggaggaaaccggagcacccggaggaaacccacgcacacacggggaggacgtgcagactccacacagacagtgacccagccgggaatcgaaccctggagctgtgaagcattgatgctaaccaccatgctaccgtgtgggGTAGGGGTGATGTCAGGTCTTTCCAACTAGGATGCAAATTAAGGACTGGCCATCAGTGTGATGGCCAGGACACGATTCGGTGCCCTTTGAGAGGAACTTGCAGACGATAAGTGGGCAAAGAGTGGTCCTTTTGGGAGATGATtgctaattatcatagaatttacagtgcagaaggaggccattcggcccatcaagtctgcaccggcccttggaaagagcacctatgtctccaccctatcccctttatccccgtaacccagcaaccccacctaacctttctggacactaagggcaatttagcatggccaatccacttaacctgcacatctttggactgtgggaggaaaccagagcacccggaggaaacccacgcacacacggggagaacatgcagactccgcacagacagtgacccaagccggaaatcaaacctgggaccctggagctgtaaagcaactgtgctaaccactgtgccaacttaCTACTCTAATTGTCAAGTCTCTCCCTTTGATAATCCAGTGAGGCGACCACCTGGTGATCATTTGCCATTCTTCTCGCTCATAGGCAGAAGAAGAAGACGACATCAAAGGCAATATTTGGCCAGGGCCTCCTCTGCACAAGGAGGGTGAACCCATGACCGTCTTAGCTCAGAGGTGCCTTGATAGACCCAGGGTCAACATACAGCGGCCAACGTACCTGCCGATGTCCGAAAACCAGTGTTGCCAAAGACTACGCATGTCCAGGGAATTAGTTGCTTACATCTGCCATCTTCTGCAGGATTTGGCTCTATGGGATCTTGGAGGTCATCCACCGTCGGTgtcacggaaagtgacccagataCTTGATTTTCTACACCAGTGGCTCCTTCCAGGGCTCCACAGGTGACCTCTGAGGGATTTTGCAATGCCTGCGATGCAATCTTCCTGCGGCACTCAACTTTGTGCATTTGACCGAGATCCGACAAGCCAGGAAGCTAGAGCAATGGGATTTCCACAGGTGCAGGGTGCTATCGATTGCACACACGTGGCACTCGGAGCTCCGTGTCATCACGCTATCAACTATGTGCGCTGCACGGGCTGGTCTGCGACCGTGCCAAATGCCCTTTCGATTCCCAAGGATCTCCGATCCCTGACATCTTTCCGTGTCGACAGTGGCTGCAGGGCAGGCTCCTCTGAGATGTGGGCTGCCCACTGAGGATCAGGCTGCTGGCGCCTGTGTATAGGCCACAGTGCAGCTGAGACCAGGTGCATCAAAGGCTCGTGCTGCAACTCACACCTTGGTAGAACAAAACATTAGGATGGTGAAGGGGAGGTTCCGGAGCTTGGATGGGTCTGGTGGAGCCCTGCAGTAAAATCCACATTGTGGTTGCCAGCTGTACTCTGCACAACCTGGtgctgcaatgggggggggggggggggggggggggacagctggggggggggggggggacagctggAGGGGGGAGAACAGCTGGAGGAGGAGACGGAGAAGTCGCACATTTCCAAAAGTGAAGAGGTTGAAGAAGATGAGGCTGAGAAGCTCCCCAGGAAGAATTTTTTCAATATAATGTAAGCAACATGCGTGTCCGAGCGGATGATGAGGGCTGTATAGCGAGTAGGACCAGGGAGGTGATGAAGAGATGACCCTCCAGTGAAGATAAAGATGTTTGTGGGAGAGCCAGTGGTGGTGTCCCTTTTAAGCTTGTGTTGAGTGAGGTCCTTGTAGGTGTGTGTTGGATCTGACAGTGTGTAAGTGGAGCATGATGGGAAGTGACTTGCCTTGGCAAAATGgcggagatcattcatcctcttgtggcactggctggctgTCCTCTTCTGCAGAGCATTGGCACTGACCACCACCTCTCCTGCTGGATTTGTCACCTTGTTTGCAGGTTTTCTCCCAGAGCGTGGATAGAGTACATTGCGGTGAGCCTCCAATGTGTTCAGGTGCTCAAGGGCGGCATTGGTAAACTTGGTTGCAGAACGTTTCCTGAATCTGACGACCATCACTTCCCAGAGAAATCTGGTATGTGAGCTGTGCGCCAGAATGGCCTTTAAATATGACACCCAGATCATTGAAGTGCTGGGGTGATAGGGCAAGCGAATCAAAGGACCCTGCCAGTAATCGGGTGTGGAAGCCGTGCCTGCAAATTCTTTTCACCAAGTGCCACAATatattacaagccaactgtttagcacagtgggctaaacagctggcttgtaatgcagaacaatgccagcagcgcgggttcaattcctgtactggcctccccgaacaggtgctggaatgtggcaacttgggcttttcacagtaacttcattgaagcctacttgtgacaataagcgattattattatatggcggAAAAGCAGTCATCGTCATTGGCGGGATAAATGATGCTTTCCCCACCCAAAATCAGGCCTTGCTGATTTATGAGATGATTCCCTACAAtatattttcattagaaattaccaTGCAGATGCTGGGGAATCTGCAGTTCAGTTCTATTCTATAATAAGGAGTGAATATGAAATTCTATTGAGTGAGGCATAATGTTACAGGGGAACCAGGCTGTAACAATTTCCCATTGAATGGTAGAATGTGGGTGTGCACCACAGTTCACACATGACCTTAGCCATAAAATATACTGTTGTATTGAAAGCTTTCCCACCGAGATTCTAGAATAAAAAGCCAGTAATGGGAGCTATGAATATactgagttttttctttaaaaaaacatttggttcGTAATGTCCTTTCTGGGAAGGAACTTTGCCACCCTTGACTAGTTTGTCCTGTATGTCACTCTTAATTCaacaatgtggtttactcttaactgccctctgatatCGTCCAGCAAGCAACTCCGTTATATTCGAGAAGTTGGATGAATGGCGTCAAAGGGcaataaattctagtcttcccACCAATGCCCACATACTATGAACGAGTGAAGCAAGTGAAATGAGGTCTGCTCTGACACACATggcctccaattaaggggcaatttagcatttttgtttttctgcctctgtagatagttcaggcagtgccctattccccccccccccccccttcaccaacacTCCGATTCCCTCCCTTGCACCGCCCTCctttcccttctctccccaccatctcccttcctttcccttctgttggtacagaggcgaagGTATCTCCAGTGCAAAGTtgagtgcttgtaccatttgtttttttttgtagaaacgtgtcgtgaactgttttaataatcagagtacccccccccccccccctccccggtacgttggtactgaggggagggtaccctgtttttctccaacacaaaattagtgtttgtaccatttggccttgtacatatttttttactgctttaataaaaagatatggccaatccacctagccagcctgcacatctttgtgttgtggaagTGAGacacactcagacatggggacaatgtgcaaactccacacggacagcgacctggggttgggatcgaacccgggtcctcggcaacgtgaggcaccagtgctaacccactgcgccaccgtgccgcaagTGGCCTGCTTCAGGCATTTCTTTTCTGATTCCGTGCACATTTTTCTCCAGCTCCGGATGCACTGCGTGCCGCCTAAGAGCGAGAAAGCCATCAATTTCCTTGATCTGTTAAATAACTTACTTGCTTTCTGATTGAGGATTCCAGCGAGAGATGGTTGGCCGCATCGGCGACGCACAAAGGGAACATTTATTTGAATGAGGTTGTCTTTTTTAAGGAGTTGTTTTGAAAGATTGTCAATGATTAGGATTCCGTTCGCTGGTTAGACTTTACTCAGTCAGCGTGTTGAGAGATTTTGGCTTTAGCCCTTGAGGTCTATTTATAGAATGTAACACCTGTCTGTAACAGGATAAACAGTAATACTTCTATGGAAAGTAGAGAGAGGATTGGGACAAGATACAGGGGCTAATAGCCTGCTGGCATTGACAGCTGAAGTATGTGACGAATTGTTTGAGGCTCGAGGAATATGTTGAAAAAGAGTAAGTTTGCTGCCTTATTTCGTAGAACACAACAATATTTTCTGTCAAGTGTTGGATTGTGGCACATTGAGCAGTACAAAATTAAATCCAGTAATTTTGCCACTTGTTTTAACTCAACAGCTCTTGATTGAGActgctttttatttttatttctgtaaGGCACCAGAATTAAGTTACTTTTTAATTGCTGCGACACAACAGCCAATTGATGTGACGATGAATGAGATTGCTCTGTGTTGAATGTAATCTGTCGTTCAAGATAGCATTTCAGAATCCCCTGCAGAAGAATAAAATCAAAATATGCAAAGAACTGAACTCACCGATGTTCTAGAAATAAATATTTACTGGCTTGAGCATCAGAAACATTTGTTTAATGTTTAATCCCTGAGAATTGCAAGTAGGGCGAATAGTGTTCCCATCAAATGGAACAATTCGGAACTTGGGTTTAGTCAGCTGTGTTTCTAGCCCAAAGTACCAAACTCAACAatagggcagaacggtagcatagtggttagcactgcggcttcacagcgccagggtcccaggttcgattccctgctgggtcactatctgtgcggagtctgcacgttctctcagtttctgcgtgggtttcctcccacaatccaaagacgtgcaggttaggtggattggccatgataaattgcccttagtgaccaaaaaaggttaggaggggttattgggttacggggatagggtggaagtgagggtttaagtgggtcggtgcagactcgatgggccgaatggcctctttctgcactatgttctatgtaccaaaCTAGCATAAGAAATGTAACTTTAAAAATCTTTCTTATAGAATTTCAGTTTATTCTCTCTTAGCATAATTTGTTTTTGAACGGAAAAACTTGAAAAATATATCAATCAGCCTGTTAACCATGATCGCCCCATTGGCGTAGCATCCCATGGGTTTAACTGTGCTTATTTCTTCATTTGAAAGAAGCTTTTAAAAATTGCTGCATGACTTAActacccaccctcctccccccaccaaaggCAATCAGATAACATCTTAGAGAAATAAAAGATGGGCAGTTATATTTCACTGCCGCTACAACCAAGTAACTCGAAATGCCAGAATTGTTCTATTCCATGCTGTTTGCTCATCTGCTCCCAATCTAATCCCAAACTGGGTGTTGTAGTCAGTACGGTACACTTGGCAACTGGGCCTGAGTTCAGTGGTGCAGAGATCAATTTAACCGACTGCTGCAATGTTTACTAATTGATTCATTCCCATGGCAAGATAAAAAAAATCTGAGGCACCGCTTAATGTTTTAATAGGCCAGAGATAATCATTCAGACCTAAAATCACTGGATTCCGGTATTGTTTCTGTAACTCAGGTGACAGTAATGTACAGAGTTAATTTTTTTGCAATTTCAACAGCTGAGTTTTTCGTCTGATCGACcgtttttttgtatttttttgtTGTCTGGTGAATTGGAGCAACACTGGGAAGAACAGTCCGCAAAATCCAGAGAATccgctcagaaggaggccattcggcccgttgtggcagcaccagctctctgaatgagcagttCCCTGAGTGCCATTTTCCTGCATTCTGCTCCGAACGCTGCACagtctttgatttgattttgatttatttgagttatttatttattgttatgTGTACCAAGGGACAGTGAAAAGCACTGTTCCGCCTACACTCCTGGCAGATTGCACCATACATAAAAACAGAACATACTATAATAACAGTTGTAAAATATGGAGGAAGAAGATCTGTCGGGGTGAGATCGCAGAGTCGCCAAACTCCGCCAGATcttggaaaaatgtttttaaaatccaGCTGCAGCCTGTTGGTTTTTTTTGTACGGGATATCTGTCTGTCAGTCACTCACATAACAGTCTAATTCCTTTTTGACTGCTTCGATTGAACCTGaacccaccacattctcaggccgTACATTCCCGAAGCCCACCACTCACTATGTGAAAGTATACTTTTTTTGTTCTTGTgttgcttttgtttctttttgcaaattactttaaatTGGTGTCTCCTTCTCCTCCATCCTTTTCGTGAACAGGGatagtttctccccatctcctcTGTCCAGGCACCTCATGAGTTTGAATACCTCCACCACATCTCCTCTGagaaaacagtcctaacttcttCCAGCCTGCCTTCATAACTCATGTTCCTCATCCCTGAAATCATTCtcttgaatcttttctgcatcctctcccGCACCTTCACATTTTTCCTGAAGTGTGACACCACCCACCAATGGGCAGAATACTTTCCTTGTGGCTTTGTGTTTGTGACAAATCAGTAAACCTTCAAACTGCTTTACCTTTCTCTCTTTCCTATGCATTTAGAATTTTTGAATACGCTTTTCTGCGTCTTGTCAATATGAACAAAGTTGTCGGGGACATGTGCCTTTTTTCAGTCCAACGTACTAATGCGCGTCACTTCATAcaacacactgggctggattctccgatcctgcagcTATGTCTGCAGGATCCGTCTGCAGTGGTGGCGCACCGATCCTCCGCCTGCAGGGCTAGCAGCtgtgcagcgtaaagcccccggctttatctGCGGATATgcctgcagaatggccgggtctgtggccgcgcatgtgcacgctgtgcaacatggtgccggccgagcgcggacccggcctgcgaaacactgcccccctcccccgcccctgctGATGTCCCcttgccagcggaatggctctctttctccccccccccccgctacccatCGTCCCCCCTGattgtggcgacgctggacacagttcgcagccgccacgcgagcgcCACAAAAGTTGTGAGGACACCCGCCTCACGCCGTCGGGGACGCGGCCCATCGGGGTCAGAGtatcggggggagggcctccgttgacgtcctgaggccatgctGACGGCGTGCAGTGTGCTCCCTgagtacgctgtttttgagggggtggagcatcgcaaagcaGCACCGCCTCTGATTCCAGCAGaaaagtggattctccagccgatagCAGAAAGGATAATCCCGACCATTATCTCTCCCAACATCTAAGGGTGGAAGGTGCATAATGGGCTCCAGGGCCCTGCACTGCGGTGGCTAGAGGAGGTACTGCGACTCTCAGCCTGGAACAAAGTCACTTGACGATTCCCAATGTAGGTGTCCCGGGGATCccagtgttggggtgtgggggataGAGAGGGCCAGAGCTCCCAGGTCCCACAGAGGAAGGAACCCCAGATTTGAAAGTGGCCTTCAGAttgaggtgccccccccccccccaacttctcaTCCGTGATTGGGAAGAGTTGATAATTGGGTTGCCCACCTCTCTGTTCAGCAAACTAAAAATCACATGTGCAACATAATATTCCAGGCAAGATAATCCCTTTGATTGGCTCCTTAATTGTTGGCGAGTGCATTGCCAATCTGTGCCTGACGACTGAATAATAAAACAGGTGGGGGATGATGTTGTGCTTGACACCATCGTGTGCTCTTTTACGCTCTTCTAGATTGGGGGCACGCCTGACTGGGGcatgtaaaattctgccctaaATTGCTCCCAATAAAAATTGAGGGTTCTCTCATGGTTTTCCACGACACTTCACAAACTGTCAGCCTGTCACTGTGTAACTATTTCTTCATGTCTCATCACTCATTCAACCCTTGCAACAATTCTTCTTCCATCTGATGTGGAGTTAGCCTGGAGGGAGATTGGGCTTTGGTCAGTGTAGCGACGTTAATGCATTCGACAAAAACATGTCTGCTGCACTCGGTGACCTTGCTCTGGTTACTAATGGATACAGGAGACAAAGACCGCATCGAAACATGGCCTTTTGCTACATTTAACAACTGATTCTGATCGGCATTCAAGGATGAAGAGGATTGCAATCCTTATTAGATTAACAGAGGTACTCATTAACAGAGATGTCTGCATGTTGGCTGAGAGGGAGCATGTGATCAATTTTCCTGTTCACGTTTGTGTGTAATATATTTGAACCTTCGTTCCCTACTTTGGCCGTGGTCACTTTGAATTCCCAGAATAAACATGTGCTGTTTATGACACAGACAGACTGATGCATGTTGAGGCACTTAACTCGATTTTTATTCCAGCCATGAGGTAGTATATAAATCACCAAAGGCATAAAAGTACTAGCAAATATTTCCAGatgttgtgttttctttttctgcATTTTAACTAAGTTCACACAATGTGAGACAGTTTTGACAATTTTTGTTTTTTTCGTTCCCTACATGTTGTAGCTCAGGAGACAAAATGGAGTCTATAAAAATTAAATTGAAGAGAAAGGAACCGTTTGCTAATCGTGGGtagaaaatgtttatttttctgttgAATAACAAAGAATGTGAAAGTTTGCATTTAAAATCAAATGCTTCGACATTTAAAATTCAGAACGAGAATGTGTATCATCAACATTTTCAGATGAAATTTGAACGGCCCATTGATCAGGATATTAGTTTTATTTGGTGACccaaaattattttattcctgtcGTGAGAGAATTGCCAAGATTATTGGCAATTCAATTAAATCAAAATCTAATTTGTTTGACAGGGGCTAATTCTCAAATGTGCTGCTATTTCCTCCATCTTTTCAAGTTCCTTGATGATGTTTGACACATTAGCATTCACATATATAACAAGTACATTTCTGGGAGCAAATTCGTCCCTGTCGATGACAATTCTGTAGCTATCTTGCAGCTCGTATATTTTTCTCCTGGTCGTGTGGTAGCTGGCGTAATGGTGAATCTTTGCCAGTTGGCAGAAATGGCTTATTTTCGTATTGCTTTcttcttcctttgtcagagagaTGTCTAGGAATTGTGCAATATGTTCAATGATCTTTCTGTGTGATTTGAGTTCATTATGTATATATCTAGGCACTGCTTTAGCATGGTCACCAGTTTCACTGTTGTTGGCCATTATGTCACGTTGTTCAGACACTGGTGTTTGATGATCTTGAGTTGTGTTTTCATTGTCCTGGTGTCTGAATCTCTGCGCTTTAGTATTCTGTGACTTTAATCTGGGATGACACTGATTGCCTCCAGATGAAATGAGACTGCCCACGTGCTGACATCCGCCGTTGCCTCGCGTTTCTGATTTGGAGGCTCTCAGATGGCCTTGTTCACCCTGTTTCTCCCCATCTCCGTTTGCATCTGTCAATCTGTCAGCCTTTGGGATGCCAATAATGAGCTGCCATTGAGTGTCTCTTTGACTCAGCCAGATTTGGTTGATGGCCAAATCAAATGTGTCATTGTCATAATAGTGATCTTTGACAATGACCTCATCCACGAGAACTGCCCCCAGCTCTTGGAGCTTTCCTTCAGTTTGTTCATCGAACCAATAGCTTTGCTTTATTCTGACGCTCTGCATATTGCGATTAGCGTGCAGCTTTCTTTCCCCCGTTTACTATGGCACTCTTTTGTTAGGATCAGAAAATGAATCTGGCTTGGAAACAAGAGAATAAGTTAATTCTTACAGAAAGCAAACTACTCGAACcataaccatagaacatagaacatagaacagtacagcacagaacaggccctttggccctcgatgttgtgccgagcaatgatcaccctacttaaacccacgtaacccgcatacccgtaacccaacaatccccccattaaccttacactacgggcaatttagcatggccaatccacctaacccgcacatctttggactgtgggaggaaaccggagcacccagaggaaacccacgcacacacggggaggacgtgcagactccacacagacagtgacccagccgggaattgaacctgggaccctgaagctgtgaagcattgatgctaaccaccatgctaccgtgaggccccatgtttAGAGTAAAATTGCATTTCtttgcatttttgtttttttagttGTGCTTTCTGGTTTCAACCTTCAGTTTGGTCACCCAGGACGCACTTTTTGCACAGCCATCTCTGTGGCCCGATTTGTTTAATTAAATATTCATTCAGCGTCATGTAAACCTGGCCTCACTCCTTATCCAAACCCATTGACCATCCACAGATGTAGAATTCAAGAGGCAACATCTGCATCTTGAAGCAAGCCAAGAAATGGATAAGGCAAAGAAGATTACTTTCAGTGGCACTGCTGCTTACTAACTGAACGTCACCACAAGCAGTAAAAATAGCTCACCTAGAAGATATTAACACTGGATAAATATGACCATTGACCTAAATCAAGGTAAAGAGGCCAGGGCTGAAAATATGAGGGGCTGTGCAGCAAACAGCAGTACATTTTTTAATAAGCATCTACTGCCGCCGTTTATGTTTTGTACCTGGCTGGCAGGGTAATAACACTATTGTTAGTGGTTAACAAGATCTAGAGCACAGGGCATTATGACTAAGGGAAGGAGAAATTAAGTAATGGAGTGGTTCAACCAGGCAGCGCGTTACCACCTTCCCGAGGGAAatggggatggacaacaaatgctcaatgttcatatcccatgaaagaataaaatcaaGCTTGGTGGTTAATGCAGTATATTTTTAATCATGATTTTAAGACCACATGCGCAGGAATTTACAACACTTCCCACTGGTGGGTCCTGCAGTCTCGCCAAAGATGCCCCCCCACACGAGCCACTCAAAATGCTGTAAGCTGCGACGGCACCGTATGATCCCACCGGAAATGCTGAGCCACCTCTGTTGCCGTAAAACACCCcgctgggctggaggggggagggagcgggaagA contains the following coding sequences:
- the si:dkey-191c17.2 gene encoding uncharacterized protein si:dkey-191c17.2, producing MQSVRIKQSYWFDEQTEGKLQELGAVLVDEVIVKDHYYDNDTFDLAINQIWLSQRDTQWQLIIGIPKADRLTDANGDGEKQGEQGHLRASKSETRGNGGCQHVGSLISSGGNQCHPRLKSQNTKAQRFRHQDNENTTQDHQTPVSEQRDIMANNSETGDHAKAVPRYIHNELKSHRKIIEHIAQFLDISLTKEEESNTKISHFCQLAKIHHYASYHTTRRKIYELQDSYRIVIDRDEFAPRNVLVIYVNANVSNIIKELEKMEEIAAHLRISPCQTN